AGCCGGGTGATCCCTGTGGACGTGCGCATCATCGCCGCCACCAACAAGGATCTGCTGCAGGAGACCGTGGAAGGCCGCTTCCGGGAGGACCTGTATTACCGTCTGGACGTGCTGGACCTGAAGCTCCCGCCTCTGCGGGAGCGGGGTGACGATGTGAAGATCTTAGGCCTCCATCTGTTCCGCCAGCTGCCCGGCGGCAAGGACCCCATCATGCAGAGCCAGTTCTTGTATCTGCTTGAACAGGCCGGTCCCTATCAGTGGTACGGCAATATCCGGGAGCTACAAAACTTTGTGGAGCGGGCCAATATTCTGATGAGGAACGCCGGAGCCTCCTCCGTGACGGTGTCGGATATTCTGCGCCGCCGCGCTGAGCCTGCGCCGGAACCCTGCCAGGAAACGGAATCACGTGACCGCCGCGCCATCGAGGCCGCTCTGCACAACCACCCCGGCTCTATGGCGGATGCCGCCAGAAGCCTTGGCTGCAGTCGACAAACTCTATGGCGGAAGATGAAAAAATACGGCATCCAACGGTGATCGTTTCATTTTCTGCTGCGCCTTTAACCGTTTGCAACACACGTTTAACAAATCGCGTTACACTCCCCCGGCCAAACGCCTTGTCTGCCTATTTTCATTCGCGGGCAAGGCGTTTTTTGTGCATTTTTACCCCCTTTTTGTAAATTTTCTACAGCTTTTTCAAACATTTAGTCAAATATATGAATTTTCCCCGAAGGATTGGCACATTTTTTGCTATATCTGTAATAATAGCTTTTGACGTCGTGGGCGAGCTGCGTCTGGGCAGGTCACAGGGGATCCTGTGGCAAGACTCTACTATCTTTTAGGAGGAGATTCCATGGGTAAAACAAAAGTCCAAAAGATCGGCTTCCTTGTCGGCATCGTTGCCATGCTGGTCATCGGCTTCATGCCGACGCCTGAAGGGCTGTCGCTGGTGGGGCAGCGGGTGCTGGCCGTCACCGTACTGATGGTGGTCTTTTGGATCACTGAGGCCATGCCGATCCCGTTCACAGCGCTGTTGCCGATCTTCCTGTTCCCGGTAATGCAAATCACCGGCTCCAAGGGACAGAATGACATCACGCTGTTCGCGCACTATGCCTACTCCACCTGCTACCTGCTGGTGGGCGTGGGCTTCCTGTCCGGCGCCATGGTGAAGCACGGCCTGCACAAGCGTATTGCTCTGGGCATCGTCAGCAAGGTCGGCAAGAAGCCCACCACTCTGATCCTGGGATTCATCATTGCCGTAGGCTTTGTGTCCATGTGGATGTCCAACACGACCGCCACTGTCATGATGCTGCCTGTAGCTCTGGCTATTTCCAGCACCTTGGGCGATAATGCCGCCGGTCTAAAGAAAGCCATGGTCCTGGCCATCCCCTACGCCGCCACCATCGGCGGCATGGCAACTGTCATCGGCACCACCACCAACCCCACCGGCATCGGCCTGATCCGTGAGACCATTGGCATCGACATCGACTTTCTGGACTGGATGAAGATCGGCCTGCCTTTCACCGTCATCCTGATCCCCTTCTTCTGGCTCTATATGGTGAAGTTCTTCAAGGTCGACAAGATGCCCCCTACTGACATCTCCATCGCCCGCAGGCAGTATGAGGAACTGGGGCCCATGAACAAGGGCGAGAAGTGGGTTGCCGCCATCTTCGTTCTGTGTGTCATCCTGTGGGTCACCCGTTCTCTGGTCTGGGGTGACTGGTTCCCCTATGCCACGGATGAAACTATCGCCATGTTCGGTGCAATCTTGGTTATGATTGCACCTATGGATTATAAGAAAGGTGAGTACGTCTGCGACTGGAAGACCGGCTTCAATGACATCCCCTGGAACGCCGTTATTCTGCTGGGCGGCTCCATGGTCATGGGCAACGCCTTCCGGGATGCCGGTTGCGCGGAGTGGATCGCCAATA
This DNA window, taken from Dysosmobacter welbionis, encodes the following:
- a CDS encoding SLC13 family permease, which produces MGKTKVQKIGFLVGIVAMLVIGFMPTPEGLSLVGQRVLAVTVLMVVFWITEAMPIPFTALLPIFLFPVMQITGSKGQNDITLFAHYAYSTCYLLVGVGFLSGAMVKHGLHKRIALGIVSKVGKKPTTLILGFIIAVGFVSMWMSNTTATVMMLPVALAISSTLGDNAAGLKKAMVLAIPYAATIGGMATVIGTTTNPTGIGLIRETIGIDIDFLDWMKIGLPFTVILIPFFWLYMVKFFKVDKMPPTDISIARRQYEELGPMNKGEKWVAAIFVLCVILWVTRSLVWGDWFPYATDETIAMFGAILVMIAPMDYKKGEYVCDWKTGFNDIPWNAVILLGGSMVMGNAFRDAGCAEWIANMLSGLAGMNSILIVILVGIVTAVLTELTTNAVVVAAFIPVLAGVGEAIGVSPFAMMIACMLACNFAFMLPPGTPPNAIAYGSGEIELKDMLKCGLGLKLIALIIFPIVLYFITMGIFGVGTV